A region from the Aphis gossypii isolate Hap1 chromosome 1, ASM2018417v2, whole genome shotgun sequence genome encodes:
- the LOC126555884 gene encoding uncharacterized protein LOC126555884 isoform X1, with product MSTYLKIAIYFILFGELVINVMSFNPMFTYTIRFKKIYSKPNITIHHYSIDQYKDAQFINGKISINSKELINNVIGVFYRCDSDGINCEYFQTWKITDICPKLKDPNQLWSRWYNSFDPPIRCPINKVNYELKNTTFDIGPMLVWYSQATDYQWKILQDLYADDIYVGSYTVEASIFGYRKKLKSIFKP from the exons ATGTCGACGTATTTAAAGAtcgcaatttattttatcctttTTGGAGAACTTGTCATAAATGTTATGTCt ttcaatCCAATGTTTACATACActatacgatttaaaaaaatctattcaaaACCTAACATAACTATTCATCATTATTCGATCGATCAATACAAAGATGCACAGtttataaatggaaaaatttCAATCAATTCGAAAGAATTGATCaataat gtGATTGGAGTATTTTATCGTTGTGATTCAGATGGTATTAACTGTGAATACTTTCAAACTTGGAAAATAACAGATATCTGCCCTAAATTAAAGGACCCAAATCAACTATGGTCCAGATGGTACAATTCATTTGATCCACCAATACGTTGTCCAATAAATAAA gtaaactatgaacttaaaaatacaacttttGATATTGGTCCGATGCTTGTGTGGTATTCTCAAGCAACTGATTACCAATGGAAAATACTTCAAGACCTTTATGCTGACGATATATATGTTGGTAGTTACACGGTTGAAGCATCAATTTTTGGTTACAGAAAAAAACTCAAGTCAATTTTCAaaccataa